In the Terriglobales bacterium genome, GCAACGCGAGTTTTTACGGTAACCGCTGCAAGCTCGGGATCGTCTTGGCCAGATCGTTGTAGATCACGATCACAGCGAACAGGATCAGCAGGACGAAGGCGAGCTGGTAGATGCGTTCCTTCAGGTGAAGGCTGATGTCGCGGCGGCGGATGGCCTCGATGGCGAGGAACAGGATCATGCCGCCGTCCAGGATGGGAAACGGAAACAGATTGAAGATCGCCAGGTTCAGGCTGATCGCGGACATCAGTGCGATCAGCGGCGTCCAGCCGGGCTGGCGCGCCGCCTCTCCCGCCGCCTGCCCAATTCCGATGGGGCTGGAGAACTGCTTGACCGACACTTTGCGCTGCACCATCTTCTCGACCAGTTCGATGATGAGGAAGGAATTCTTCTTGTTCTGGTCGAGCGATTTGGCCAGGGCCTTGCCGAAGGGGAGCCTGTCGACGTGCTGAGGATCGGAGCGAATGCCGATCCGCCACATGTCCTGGCCGTTATTGTCCTTGGTCAGCGTCGGGGTGACGGTGAAATTCAGTTCTTTGCCGTCGCGCACAACCGTCAGGCTGAGCGGCTTGTTCTTATTGGCCTGAATTTCGCGGATGACGGACTGCATGGAACGCGTCGCCTGGCCGTTCAAACCGACAATCGTGTCTCCGATACGGATGCCGGCCTTGGCCGCGGGCAGGCTGGGCTCGACGTCGGTCACCGTGTTCGGCTGATCGGGAAGCCAGCCGGGATTGCCGAACTCCTCGGGACCGGTGGGAGTCGGGACAATGGTTTTTTCCAGGACCTGGTTGCCGCGCTGGAGGGCGACGCGAACCGGCTGTCCGGGGCTCATGACCACCTTGGGCAGCACATCTTCCCAGGTCGGATTCTGCATGTTCTCAATGCGGACGATGCGGTCGCCGGGCTGAATGCCCGCTTTTTGCGCGGGAGAGTTGTCGAGAACCCAGCCGATGACGGCAGGCTGGTCAAGGTAAACCGGGTGCTCGTAACGGACCATGAAGACGCCGGTCAGCAGGGCGATGGCGAGCACGATGTTGGCGAAGGGCCCGGCAAAGGCAATGATGAAGCGCTGCCAGCGAGGCTTGGAGGTGAACTCGCGCGGGTCGCCGGTGTGGGCTTCCAGCGGATTTTCTCCCGCCATCTTGACGTAGCCGCCGAAGGGCAGGGCATTGATGCGGTAATCGGTTTCGCCCTTCTTGATCCCGAAGAGCCGTTTTCCGAAGCCGATGGCGAACTGCTCCACCCGGACGTCGAACAGTTTGGCTGCGGCGAAATGGCCGAACTCGTGGACCACGATCATGATCCCGAGGACGACGGCGACGGCCGCCAGGTCGACAAAGAAATTTTCCATCAAGTTGAGATAAGTCCTTTACGTCTATTTGGGCAGAGCTGGGGAGTGGCTCAAAGAAGCAATTTTATCCCAAGCCAGCCGTCGCGCATCGGCGTCTGCCGCAAGTACCTGATTAATAGATGGGGGATGGGTGTCGGCAGTTTCACGAACTGTGCCCTCAATTACGCGCGAAATGTCGGTAAAGCTGATTTGCCGCTTCAGAAAAGCCGCCACGGCAACCTCATCAGCGGCGTTCAGGGCAATGGTTTTAGCGCCGCCGGCTTCGGCCGCTTCATAGGCCAGGCGCAGGCATGGGAAACGCTCCAAGTCGGGCGGGCTGAAATCCAGCGTCCGGAGTTCCTGGACGGGGAAGCGGAGATCGGAGCCAATGCGGTCCGGGTAGGTGAGCGCGTAGAGGATGGGCAGCCGCATGTCGGTGACGGAAAGTTGGGCGATCAGGCTGCCGTCCACGAACTCGACCATGGAGTGGATGGTGGACTGCGGGTGCACGATAACGCCGACGCGTCCGCAGGGGAGTCCAAAGAGGCGGCAGGCCTCGATCACCTCGAAGCCTTTGTTCATCAGGGTGGCGGAGTCGATGGTGATGCGCGGCCCCATCTTCCAAGTGGGATGGTTCAGAGCCTGCTCGGGGGTGATGGCGTCGAATTCGGAAACCGGCGTATGCAGGAAAGGGCCGCCGGAGGCGGTCAGCCAGATGCGTTCGACCTCGAGCAGCTTGCCGCCGCGCATGCACTGGTGCACTGCGTTGTGCTCGCTATCGATGGGAAGCAGCGGCTTGCCCTGACGCTTGGCTTCGGCAGTAATGAGTTCTCCGGCTACGACCAGCGATTCTTTGTTGGCGAGGCCAAGAGTTTTACCGGCTTTGACGGCCTCGTAGGTCGCCTCCAGGCCGGCGACACCGACGATGGCGCTGACCACGAACTCAGCCTCGGGATGCGTGGCCACGGCAATATTGCCGGCGGGGCCATGGACAACTTCGACGCCCTCCAGGCCGGACATTTCCAAGCCGTCTTGAACCTGCCGCGCGTCTTGTTCGCGGGCAACGGAGACGAGCTTGGGTTTATAGCGAAGCGCCTGGCGGAAGAGTCCCTCAAAATCCTGACCGGCGGCGAGGGCCACCACGGAAAAGCGCTCCGGATAGGCGCTGACGATGGCGAGCGTGCTGCGCCCGATGGAGCCGGTGGAGCCGAGGATGGCAATCTTTTTCATTCGCTAACGTTTCACCGATGCGGCGCGAAGCTCAGCATTGCGCGCCCCCCTATTCAGCCCAGCACGCGCCAAGCTGCATAGTACCAAAGCACGGGGGCGGCAAAGAGGAGCGCGTCAATCCGGTCGAGCATGCCGCCATGGCCCGGGAGAAGGGCGCCCGAATCCTTGACTCCGGCGCCGCGCTTGATCAGCGACTCCGCCAAATCTCCGATCTGGGCGGCCACATTCGTAACGGCGGACAGGACAGCGAACTGCCAGAGCGGCGGAATCCGCGGTGGCAGGTATGCCTGGTCCGGCGTGAGCAGGCCGATGGAGATCAACCGGCCGCTGACCTGGCGCGAGTAGGCGAACAGCAACGTGCCGCAGGCAATCGCGCCGATAAACGATCCGACTGTGCCTTCCCAGGTCTTGCCGGGGCTGATTCGCGGAGCCAGCTTGTGGCGACCCAGGGCGCGTCCGGTGTAGTAGGCGACGGTGTCTCCCATCCACACGACGATAAGCACGTAGAGTATGAGGAACGCGCCGGAACCTTGCTGGCGCAACTGCACCAACATGGCCAGCGGCACGACGATGTAAAGAAATCCCAATGCCGCCGCTGCGGCAGCAGGGAAGCCGGTTGCCAGCGGTTCGCGGCGCATCGCGAGCGCGAGAAAGAAAAAGGCCACGGCCACGGCGGCGCCTGAAATTCCAAACAGCATTTGCGAAGTCGCCACCAGGTAGCCGCTGCCGGTCTGCGCTGCCACGGCGATGAAGGCGAGAACGGTTACGACATACAGCGGAGCGCGAAAGGGCTCGACGTGGTAATGGCGGACCAGTTCGACGTATTCGCGGATGGTTAGGACGGCGACCAGGGCCACCGCTGCCGCCAGCAGCGCCACCGGCGCGCGAAGAACAAGAACGAGAACGATGGGGATGAGGACAGCCGCGGTCGCGACACGCTTCATCGAGCCCGGCGGCTCCCGTTACCGGCGACGGAGGCATGGCCGTCGCCGTTGCCACGTCCATCGCCGTTGGAGTGGCCATCGCCGTTGCCAAGGCCGCCGTAGCGCCGCTCGCGTTTTTGGTACTCGGCGATCGCTTCCAGCAGGTGCACGCCGCGAAACTCCGGCCAGAGAGTGTTGGTCACGTAAATTTCTGCGTAGGCGACCTGCCAGAGAAGAAAGTTGCTGAGGCGCATTTCACCGCTGGTGCGGATGACGAGATCGAGTTCAGGCAGGTTCCGGGTGTAAAGATGGTTGGCGATAAGGTTCTCGCTGAACTGTAGGTGCGCAATCCCGCCGTTGTGGGCGGCAGCATGGGTGATTGCCTGGAAAGCATCGACTAGCTCCAGGCGGGCGGAGTAGTTCAGCGCCAGGGTAAGCCGCAAGCCGGTGTTGCGCGAAGTTTCCTGGCGCGCCCAGTCCATGCGTTCCTGCACTTCGGCGGGCAATTCGTGCTGGCGGCCGATGTAACCGAGGCGGATGTTGTTCTTCTGCAGCGTCGGCAATTCGTGCTTCAAGTACTGGCGGAGAAGGCGCATGAGGAAGCCAACCTCGGTCCGCGGCCGCCGCTGCCAGTTCTCGGTGGAGAAGGCATAGAGCGTGAGCGACTGGATGCCAACGCGAGCGGCGGTCTCGACGGTCGAGCGCACCGAGTCCACCCCGGCGCGATG is a window encoding:
- a CDS encoding 1-deoxy-D-xylulose-5-phosphate reductoisomerase, translated to MKKIAILGSTGSIGRSTLAIVSAYPERFSVVALAAGQDFEGLFRQALRYKPKLVSVAREQDARQVQDGLEMSGLEGVEVVHGPAGNIAVATHPEAEFVVSAIVGVAGLEATYEAVKAGKTLGLANKESLVVAGELITAEAKRQGKPLLPIDSEHNAVHQCMRGGKLLEVERIWLTASGGPFLHTPVSEFDAITPEQALNHPTWKMGPRITIDSATLMNKGFEVIEACRLFGLPCGRVGVIVHPQSTIHSMVEFVDGSLIAQLSVTDMRLPILYALTYPDRIGSDLRFPVQELRTLDFSPPDLERFPCLRLAYEAAEAGGAKTIALNAADEVAVAAFLKRQISFTDISRVIEGTVRETADTHPPSINQVLAADADARRLAWDKIASLSHSPALPK
- the rseP gene encoding RIP metalloprotease RseP — encoded protein: MENFFVDLAAVAVVLGIMIVVHEFGHFAAAKLFDVRVEQFAIGFGKRLFGIKKGETDYRINALPFGGYVKMAGENPLEAHTGDPREFTSKPRWQRFIIAFAGPFANIVLAIALLTGVFMVRYEHPVYLDQPAVIGWVLDNSPAQKAGIQPGDRIVRIENMQNPTWEDVLPKVVMSPGQPVRVALQRGNQVLEKTIVPTPTGPEEFGNPGWLPDQPNTVTDVEPSLPAAKAGIRIGDTIVGLNGQATRSMQSVIREIQANKNKPLSLTVVRDGKELNFTVTPTLTKDNNGQDMWRIGIRSDPQHVDRLPFGKALAKSLDQNKKNSFLIIELVEKMVQRKVSVKQFSSPIGIGQAAGEAARQPGWTPLIALMSAISLNLAIFNLFPFPILDGGMILFLAIEAIRRRDISLHLKERIYQLAFVLLILFAVIVIYNDLAKTIPSLQRLP
- a CDS encoding isoprenyl transferase — its product is MEVSVPAGLDRKETEVYRRLDPRRLPHHIAIIMDGNGRWARQRHLPRIAGHRAGVDSVRSTVETAARVGIQSLTLYAFSTENWQRRPRTEVGFLMRLLRQYLKHELPTLQKNNIRLGYIGRQHELPAEVQERMDWARQETSRNTGLRLTLALNYSARLELVDAFQAITHAAAHNGGIAHLQFSENLIANHLYTRNLPELDLVIRTSGEMRLSNFLLWQVAYAEIYVTNTLWPEFRGVHLLEAIAEYQKRERRYGGLGNGDGHSNGDGRGNGDGHASVAGNGSRRAR
- a CDS encoding phosphatidate cytidylyltransferase, with protein sequence MKRVATAAVLIPIVLVLVLRAPVALLAAAVALVAVLTIREYVELVRHYHVEPFRAPLYVVTVLAFIAVAAQTGSGYLVATSQMLFGISGAAVAVAFFFLALAMRREPLATGFPAAAAAALGFLYIVVPLAMLVQLRQQGSGAFLILYVLIVVWMGDTVAYYTGRALGRHKLAPRISPGKTWEGTVGSFIGAIACGTLLFAYSRQVSGRLISIGLLTPDQAYLPPRIPPLWQFAVLSAVTNVAAQIGDLAESLIKRGAGVKDSGALLPGHGGMLDRIDALLFAAPVLWYYAAWRVLG